TAACATACTCTCtcacttttgtgtttttaccCTACGCTTTTTCTGTACATCATAATGCCGATTCCACTCGCTTCGCAGCTGACCGAAACCATTATAGCTTCCGGTTAGGCGTTGGTGGAGGACTGAGtttcaaataaataatacTTATACCAGgtgagtgtggtgtgtgtacTGAACGCATGTGTAAAGGGGGTTTGGGGCGGGGGGAAGGTTGGTTTGTAGTTTTTAGCTGCTGCCTATACAACACAAGCCACCGTCCAGCTTGTTATAGTGCAGTCGATAAATTCTCCGACAACCGGTTGAGTATGCAAGCAGTAAATTGCCATCGCTGGCAGCTGAAGGAACAGAAGCCGGATCCGGTGGAGGCGCAGCCGATGATGCGGGTACCGCCGTGACGGGGTCACCTGTAACGACCCCACTGGCTACCTGTGCTTGTGTTGTAGCGCTGGAATTACGTGTGGCACTCAAAGAGTGCTGTTGTGCTGAAGAGTTGGATGTGATGTTGATCTTTGGATTCGAGGTGGAGGTCCCATTATTCAGTACTGTCGCTTGACTGCTATGCTGTGTTTGGTGCGCTGTTGAGTGCGATTGCGTCGTAGCAGACGCTGTGGCCGTATCCACGCTGGTCGATAGCATGCGTTTTGCATCCCAAATACGTATCGTACCGTCAACGCAGGATGACACAAAATGACGACTATCGGGACTCCAGGTAGCGCAAGAGATCGCGGCGGTGTGGTCTTTTAGCTCTGTCAGCTGAGCACCAGCCGCCAGATCAAAGATGTGAACACGACTTTCTTCACCTGGGAATGTTAGGGGGAAAATGAGAACTAAACTCTGTTCCTGATTCGATGCCTCCTTTGCTAGCGATCTTACCTCCAGCTGCAAGGTATTTGCCATCCGGACTAAAGCACACACGCTGCACCGGTTGCCGACAATCGGTGAAGAGGCGAAGCTGTTTACCGCTGGTGACACACCACATACGCACCGTTAGATCGGTCGATCCAGTGGCCAGATAGCTGCCATTCGGATGGAACGCTATCGTGTCTACGTCCTGCGTATGTCCGGCGTATAGCATCAGAGGAAACTTTCGATCGGTGGACCACAACCGTGCCGTCGTATCACGGGAACCGGTTGCCAGAAAAAGTCCGGTTGGACTTTCCGCTACTGTCCAGATGGGATGATTGTGTCCTCGATAAACCGCTCGACAGTTGTAGTCGTGACCAGTCCAGGCTCGCATCGTACAATCACGGGAAACGCTCATCAGTAAAGGGTCATGCTCGGAGAAGAGCAAATCCGTCACGGCATTTGTGTGTCCACGCAATGCTACACCGCCCGTTTCAGTGCTAAGTAAACAAAAGACAAAGGAAACGTTCGAGTTAGTCACCAAATCGAACCGGTGTTATGGCATTCTTTCGACTACTTACAAAGTATTATCTAAACATCGTCGCTCCAAGAACTGCTTCCAACGCTCCCTTTTCGTCTTCCGTCGGCTGTGCGGGGGTAGCAATTTGTTGATACGGCCAAGGTCGGCCTTTGACTTAAGATCGAACATGCTTCGGGAACCGGAACCGCGTTCTTCATCCGTCACTCCTTctccaccgccgtcgtcgtcatcatcactaTCATCAGAATCTTCCGACTCGCTAAACCTATTATCACAGGCTGTTACGTTCCAGCTGCACCCTCGATCCCGCAAGCTGGCATACGGTTTGCGACCCATTTGCGTGCTCCGGTTCGTAGACCAAAGCATGATGGTAGAGTTTTCAAATCCGCTTGCCACGTGACAGCACCTAGGATCGATCGCTACACTGGTCAGCTGGTGACCAACATTTTCTAAACTGTACACACATAGCGGACGCTCGTAAAGCATTAACTTCTCCGCACTTTCCTGCAACCGTTTCAAACGCTCCTGGCTCGTGAGCCGCCGAGGAAACCCCAGCGCACCCAACCCGGCTCCATTGTCGCTCGTACTTTCTGGTTGATGATGCGGCTCGGTGATAACCGTTGCGGTCACTTTCGCATCGTTTCGTACAccatcgttatcatcatcatcgtcctcctcctcgtcctcgtcgttagTGAGCAAATGGCCACTGGACATGCCATTTTCAGCCTCCTCTAGCAACCGGTACCGTATGTAGGGCTTGGTAAACCCGTTCAGAAGCAAGTATCGCTCATTTTCACGCGTCGTATGCTCTCCAAAGTCATACTCGTTTGTACCTTCTGCTGATAGTGTGGCCGATTTTCGCGCTTGATCCTGCGATTGGCTCCGTTCCCCGAGCACACCATTGGTTAGCTGTCCATTAGCATTCAATCCCTGTGGCTGGACCATGGAAGCTTCCCGTTGACCAGCTGACTGTGTTGATGATTCGCTTCCTGAACCCGGGTTGTAGTCGATAATGTTTTTATCTTCCACCGTTTCGAAGCAGAACCACGTGCGCAGGGGCTGCAGGATGATCGAGTGGCCATGTTTTGCCAGGTATTGACGTAAGGTAGCGTTTGAAGATGATCGCAACCGCAGCTGCGTTTGGCAGGAGCGAAACTGCGCCACAAGCGGATCACTATCGCAGTCCTGCATGTGCGTCAACTGGGACAGTGTGTGTATCAATCGTTTGTACAGCTGAGTGCGCTCGGGATCAGCGGGCGAGGGTGTGAAGTGAATGATGGAATTCTGCACCGCGGAAGCGGTTGGAAGTGTTCGTTGATCGTCACGCTGATCGTTGGCATCGACGGTACCGTTCAgcttctgttgctggtttTGTTGCAGTAATGGCAGCAGTAGATTGGTGGCAGAACCGGTGGACGGTCCGGCGGGAGTGCTACTAGTTGCGTCCGTTTTCCCCACCAACGGAGCATGTTTCCGAAGGAATTCGATGGCGGGACGCCAGTCGCGGCCCTTCAGCATGTCAATGTACAGATGGCAGAGCAACGGTGGTATGATTTCGCTCAGATCCGCGTGCACCGCTGCCGGCTGACAGCGGATGAACTTGGTGAACCTGCAAGGAAGCGGGTGCGATAAGCACGGTGGAAGGCAAGTGGATAGCAGCGAGACGACGTACTTGGTAAAATGTTGATCGACCTGAGATGGGTTCGCATTGAGACCGATGTTCGAGAACAGAATGCTGTTCACCTTCGATATCTCGTTCTTGATGGCAGTGTTCATGACGATTTGATCGGTTGACTGTGTCAGCACAAGATCCGTCTTCCGGTGCCGATCGGTAACCTGCAATGAGAAGGTTTTCAATCAATTCTGTACTCCCAACCACAAATCCCATCTACTGGGAGGCGCAAGCAGGACGCTGCGCCGGAGGAAACCGGCCGGTAAGGTAGCTTTCGCGAAGGGACGCCATCATACGGTCAAACAGGCCGGATTCGGCACGGCTTTCGGGGGTCATAT
The sequence above is a segment of the Anopheles darlingi chromosome 2, idAnoDarlMG_H_01, whole genome shotgun sequence genome. Coding sequences within it:
- the LOC125951109 gene encoding uncharacterized protein LOC125951109 encodes the protein MADAKRSTISTTSNSNSTPGGSSTSSSKSRKSKNDLIRSIVGSYLKARNYTVTDRHRKTDLVLTQSTDQIVMNTAIKNEISKVNSILFSNIGLNANPSQVDQHFTKFTKFIRCQPAAVHADLSEIIPPLLCHLYIDMLKGRDWRPAIEFLRKHAPLVGKTDATSSTPAGPSTGSATNLLLPLLQQNQQQKLNGTVDANDQRDDQRTLPTASAVQNSIIHFTPSPADPERTQLYKRLIHTLSQLTHMQDCDSDPLVAQFRSCQTQLRLRSSSNATLRQYLAKHGHSIILQPLRTWFCFETVEDKNIIDYNPGSGSESSTQSAGQREASMVQPQGLNANGQLTNGVLGERSQSQDQARKSATLSAEGTNEYDFGEHTTRENERYLLLNGFTKPYIRYRLLEEAENGMSSGHLLTNDEDEEEDDDDDNDGVRNDAKVTATVITEPHHQPESTSDNGAGLGALGFPRRLTSQERLKRLQESAEKLMLYERPLCVYSLENVGHQLTSVAIDPRCCHVASGFENSTIMLWSTNRSTQMGRKPYASLRDRGCSWNVTACDNRFSESEDSDDSDDDDDGGGEGVTDEERGSGSRSMFDLKSKADLGRINKLLPPHSRRKTKRERWKQFLERRCLDNTFTETGGVALRGHTNAVTDLLFSEHDPLLMSVSRDCTMRAWTGHDYNCRAVYRGHNHPIWTVAESPTGLFLATGSRDTTARLWSTDRKFPLMLYAGHTQDVDTIAFHPNGSYLATGSTDLTVRMWCVTSGKQLRLFTDCRQPVQRVCFSPDGKYLAAGGEESRVHIFDLAAGAQLTELKDHTAAISCATWSPDSRHFVSSCVDGTIRIWDAKRMLSTSVDTATASATTQSHSTAHQTQHSSQATVLNNGTSTSNPKINITSNSSAQQHSLSATRNSSATTQAQVASGVVTGDPVTAVPASSAAPPPDPASVPSAASDGNLLLAYSTGCRRIYRLHYNKLDGGLCCIGSS